In Dyadobacter sp. NIV53, a single window of DNA contains:
- a CDS encoding LiaF transmembrane domain-containing protein, with product MKNSRGIVWGGLLVILGTFWLLRNMDLINVQWNEILPYWPALLILAGAVLLITRRDRGVSGGIVALLITLAVFGGIVNRTDRAFDRHNNDWNFNWDDDDDDNHHDDNDRDDEGNNDNDDEDEDEDDNKDEDYHEERGFMNGKKPVNGSYKYEMEDFIQKASFNLEGGAGSFTMKGNTTKLFEANTRSNLVGFLSNTSVNKLDNSATVNLKMEDGNVKINKGEVSNEAKIQLNDKPVWTIDLGIGAGKGDFDFSNYKVEKLKVSTGVADMSIRLGDKLTNSNVDIEAGVASITLEIPNSVGCEMHMDGAFNSKSFDGLEKISNGLYRSNGFDQSAKKIIINYEGGLTSFKIRRY from the coding sequence ATGAAAAATTCAAGAGGTATTGTTTGGGGAGGGCTGCTTGTCATTCTGGGGACGTTCTGGCTTTTGCGCAATATGGATCTCATTAATGTGCAGTGGAACGAAATACTTCCATACTGGCCGGCTTTACTGATCTTAGCAGGTGCGGTGTTGCTGATAACGCGCCGTGACAGGGGAGTTTCGGGTGGTATTGTAGCTTTGCTGATTACACTGGCAGTTTTCGGTGGTATTGTAAACCGTACGGATAGGGCTTTTGATCGTCATAACAATGATTGGAATTTCAATTGGGATGATGATGATGACGACAATCATCACGATGACAATGATCGTGATGACGAAGGCAACAATGACAATGACGACGAGGATGAAGACGAGGATGACAATAAAGACGAGGATTATCACGAGGAACGTGGTTTCATGAATGGAAAAAAACCAGTAAACGGTTCATATAAATATGAAATGGAAGATTTTATCCAAAAAGCCAGTTTCAATCTGGAAGGAGGAGCGGGATCTTTTACTATGAAGGGCAATACAACCAAATTATTTGAAGCAAATACGCGCAGCAACCTGGTCGGTTTTTTGTCTAATACTTCTGTCAATAAACTTGATAATTCCGCAACAGTTAATTTGAAAATGGAAGATGGCAACGTCAAAATTAATAAAGGTGAGGTTTCTAATGAAGCTAAAATTCAGCTGAACGATAAACCTGTCTGGACTATCGACCTTGGAATTGGTGCGGGAAAAGGAGATTTTGATTTTAGTAATTATAAAGTCGAAAAGTTGAAAGTAAGTACCGGAGTAGCGGATATGTCCATTCGCTTGGGTGATAAACTAACCAATTCCAATGTAGATATTGAGGCAGGCGTGGCTTCAATTACACTTGAAATCCCAAATTCGGTAGGTTGCGAAATGCATATGGACGGTGCTTTTAATTCCAAAAGTTTTGACGGACTTGAAAAGATCAGCAATGGATTATATCGCTCTAACGGTTTTGATCAGTCAGCGAAAAAGATCATTATTAACTATGAAGGCGGTTTAACAAGCTTTAAAATAAGAAGATACTAA
- a CDS encoding LiaI-LiaF-like domain-containing protein translates to MNFRNIFWGVILIITGSLFLVEELTDFDFGRFFWPIIMIVSGGLLLLKNFLKSDISNHSNI, encoded by the coding sequence ATGAACTTTCGTAACATATTCTGGGGTGTAATCCTCATCATAACCGGTTCTCTTTTTTTAGTGGAAGAACTGACCGACTTCGATTTTGGGCGCTTTTTCTGGCCTATTATCATGATTGTTTCCGGTGGGCTTCTTTTGCTGAAAAATTTCCTGAAATCAGATATTTCCAACCATTCTAATATTTAA
- a CDS encoding STN and carboxypeptidase regulatory-like domain-containing protein, producing the protein MNTFRLTIYLTFFILFSKDCFGQQLLEKRISISITNQPVDQVLQRIGNLGGFSFSYSPDAIDVKAKVSVQATSLTIREILNEIFKGKVGYKERRKYIILQKIAINQEGEAPENFNLNGYIIDKITGEKLANASIYESVTLASTISNQYGYYRIRLPTAPASLRLEIRKEDYIARSIPVSKRKDAYLPITLNPDTLKPISRLSPRTSRFADSLHQKVEIPQFTAPATALTVADTTHEVIAARRNDKLKKTYQKVQSELVTAFASAKQAINTRNIPDTLHRHFQASLLPFLGTNHELSGNIVNDISVNLIAGYSLGVNMLEIGAILNVVRSNVTGFQLAGISNIVGNDVTGFQYANVLNITLGNFVGFQGSNVINYTGKNFRGFQVSSVGNVVVGALNGYQLSAVYNYANTVRSGHQIGVVNYTDSTATVPFGLFSYVRSNGYRRYEFASNEFNYFNFSFKTGVSRFYNIFSLGFNALTANKPLGTIGYGFGTAQKLGKTWMLDADVTANAVILKRQSIDNIPAGLFRFSLNIEKKFGNRFALFAGPSINLLTGDYTGLINTERTGFLKPIWINTKPNSWIGFQAGIRL; encoded by the coding sequence ATGAATACATTTCGGCTTACAATTTATCTGACATTTTTTATTCTTTTTTCCAAAGATTGCTTTGGCCAGCAGTTATTGGAAAAAAGAATATCTATCAGCATTACCAATCAGCCGGTAGACCAGGTATTACAGAGAATCGGAAATCTTGGCGGTTTCAGTTTTTCTTACAGCCCTGATGCGATAGATGTAAAAGCAAAGGTATCAGTTCAGGCTACTAGCTTAACTATCAGGGAAATACTGAATGAGATTTTTAAAGGAAAAGTAGGTTATAAGGAGCGGCGGAAATATATCATTTTACAAAAAATTGCGATAAATCAGGAAGGTGAAGCACCTGAAAACTTTAATTTAAACGGTTATATCATTGATAAAATAACCGGTGAAAAATTAGCAAACGCCAGTATTTACGAATCTGTGACGCTGGCCTCAACGATCAGTAATCAATATGGATATTACAGGATACGGCTTCCGACTGCCCCTGCTTCTCTCCGCCTGGAAATCAGAAAAGAGGATTACATTGCCCGTTCCATTCCGGTTTCGAAACGTAAAGACGCTTATTTACCAATTACCCTGAATCCGGATACTTTAAAACCAATATCGAGATTATCTCCCAGAACATCCCGATTTGCAGATTCGTTACATCAAAAAGTAGAAATCCCGCAATTTACAGCGCCTGCTACAGCTTTAACCGTTGCTGACACCACGCATGAAGTAATAGCAGCAAGGCGAAATGATAAACTGAAAAAGACTTATCAAAAAGTACAAAGCGAACTGGTAACTGCTTTTGCGTCTGCTAAACAGGCGATCAATACCAGAAATATTCCGGATACGCTGCACCGTCATTTTCAGGCTTCATTATTACCATTTCTGGGAACAAATCATGAGCTGAGCGGAAATATTGTAAATGATATTTCTGTGAATTTAATAGCAGGTTATTCTTTGGGAGTCAACATGCTGGAAATCGGGGCAATTCTGAATGTCGTCCGCAGTAATGTTACCGGCTTCCAGCTTGCAGGCATCAGCAATATTGTGGGAAATGACGTTACTGGTTTTCAATATGCCAATGTCCTGAACATTACCCTGGGGAATTTTGTAGGTTTTCAGGGGTCAAATGTGATTAATTATACAGGGAAAAATTTCAGGGGTTTTCAGGTTTCCTCAGTTGGAAATGTTGTAGTCGGCGCTTTAAATGGTTATCAGCTTTCGGCAGTTTATAATTATGCCAATACGGTGAGAAGCGGCCACCAGATCGGCGTTGTCAATTATACCGATTCTACGGCCACTGTTCCCTTTGGATTATTCAGCTATGTGCGCAGCAACGGTTACAGACGATATGAATTCGCTTCCAATGAATTTAATTATTTCAATTTCTCATTTAAAACAGGTGTCAGTAGATTTTACAATATATTCTCATTGGGATTCAATGCATTAACAGCGAATAAACCCCTGGGTACAATTGGTTATGGATTTGGAACAGCGCAAAAATTGGGAAAAACCTGGATGTTGGACGCAGATGTAACGGCGAATGCGGTTATTCTCAAACGGCAAAGTATTGATAATATTCCGGCCGGTTTATTTCGTTTTTCTTTAAATATTGAAAAGAAATTCGGTAACAGATTTGCATTATTTGCAGGCCCGTCCATTAATCTTTTAACAGGAGATTATACCGGATTAATCAATACCGAACGTACAGGTTTCCTGAAACCTATTTGGATCAACACCAAACCAAACAGCTGGATAGGTTTCCAAGCCGGTATCAGGTTGTAA
- the nadE gene encoding NAD(+) synthase, translating to MPQIKVASGVVNQTPMAWETNTKHIIQAIDEAKKQQVSLLCLPELCISGYGCEDYFFAPDMTEQAQKCLLEIVQETAGIVVAVGMPVRHNNSLYNAACLIANKQILGFCCKQNLANNGIHYEARWFRPWQPGMVESIEINQINYPIGDIIFDLSDSPLQGGSQGVRIAFEICEDAWVSNRPGRRHYERGVDIILNPSASHFAFNKFMTRERLVVDGSRSFSCSYIYTNLLGNEAGRALYDGDAMIASNGDMLVTSTRFSYEDFLITAAVIDTDYTRLAQIQNKIAVPFKDKTWRVPGRFDFPSIEPVLPQVAELEAFEKGGALKEEEFARAVCLGLFDYLRKSRSNGFTISLSGGADSCACTALCGLMIRLADESIGMKRLKQKLSYIEAIQSAKTEEDIALALIHNIYQGTENSSDATLESARSLAHSIGSTFYNINIDGLVETYVGLIEDQIGRQLNWQHDDIALQNIQARVRAPGVWLLTNLSNHLLLATSNRSEVAVGYATMDGDTAGSISPLAGIDKHYLRQWLRWLETVGCEVKGKHIKIEGLKKVNSLQPTAELRPKDRNQTDEDDLMPYDFLDALEKLAIRDKKSPVDAYRNLVVRYPGIYTGEQIHAWTERFFKLWSRNQWKRERYAPSFHLDDLNLDPRSWCRFPILSGGFVKELEELKEYVRGNPVQGGRKRIGF from the coding sequence ATGCCACAAATAAAAGTAGCTTCCGGAGTTGTAAACCAGACACCAATGGCTTGGGAGACCAATACAAAACATATTATTCAGGCAATAGATGAAGCAAAAAAACAACAGGTAAGCCTGCTTTGTTTGCCTGAATTGTGTATTTCAGGATATGGCTGTGAGGATTATTTCTTTGCTCCCGATATGACAGAACAGGCTCAAAAATGTTTACTTGAAATTGTACAGGAAACGGCCGGGATCGTTGTGGCTGTCGGTATGCCGGTTCGCCACAACAACAGTTTATATAATGCAGCCTGCCTGATTGCCAATAAACAGATCCTGGGTTTTTGCTGCAAACAAAATCTGGCCAATAACGGAATCCATTACGAAGCACGCTGGTTTCGCCCCTGGCAGCCGGGAATGGTAGAAAGCATCGAAATTAACCAGATCAATTATCCGATAGGGGACATCATTTTTGATTTATCTGATAGCCCGTTACAGGGCGGGTCGCAGGGCGTTCGTATTGCTTTTGAGATTTGTGAAGATGCATGGGTTTCCAATCGTCCGGGCAGGCGTCATTATGAACGTGGGGTTGATATTATATTAAATCCAAGTGCAAGCCATTTTGCCTTTAATAAATTTATGACAAGGGAACGCCTGGTAGTGGATGGCTCACGGTCATTTTCATGCAGTTACATTTATACCAATTTGTTGGGAAATGAAGCAGGCAGGGCACTTTATGACGGGGATGCGATGATCGCTTCGAACGGTGATATGCTGGTAACAAGCACACGTTTCAGCTACGAGGATTTTTTGATTACCGCAGCTGTTATTGATACAGATTACACAAGATTAGCCCAGATACAGAACAAAATTGCTGTTCCTTTCAAAGATAAAACCTGGCGCGTTCCTGGCAGGTTTGATTTTCCGTCGATAGAGCCGGTATTGCCTCAGGTCGCGGAACTGGAAGCATTTGAAAAAGGCGGGGCTCTGAAAGAAGAAGAATTTGCGAGGGCCGTATGTCTCGGACTTTTTGATTATCTGCGTAAAAGCCGCTCAAACGGTTTTACTATCTCACTTTCAGGCGGTGCGGATTCGTGTGCCTGTACGGCACTTTGCGGATTGATGATCCGATTGGCCGATGAAAGTATCGGAATGAAGCGCTTAAAACAAAAATTATCTTACATTGAGGCTATTCAATCTGCGAAAACAGAAGAGGACATTGCACTCGCTCTGATCCATAATATTTACCAGGGAACAGAAAACAGCTCGGATGCTACCTTAGAATCAGCCCGTTCACTGGCACATTCTATTGGATCTACTTTTTATAATATCAATATCGATGGTTTGGTCGAAACATATGTGGGGCTTATTGAAGACCAGATTGGAAGGCAACTGAACTGGCAGCATGATGACATAGCTTTGCAAAATATACAGGCGCGGGTTCGTGCTCCGGGTGTGTGGTTGCTTACCAATTTATCCAATCATTTGCTTCTGGCAACTTCCAACCGTTCCGAAGTAGCAGTAGGTTATGCAACGATGGATGGCGATACAGCCGGAAGTATCAGTCCGCTGGCGGGAATAGACAAGCATTATTTGCGCCAGTGGCTTCGCTGGCTGGAAACAGTTGGTTGTGAAGTAAAAGGAAAACATATCAAAATTGAAGGACTTAAAAAAGTGAACAGCCTGCAGCCGACCGCAGAACTTCGTCCCAAGGATAGAAACCAGACTGATGAAGATGATCTGATGCCTTATGATTTTCTGGATGCATTGGAAAAGCTTGCTATTCGTGATAAAAAATCGCCTGTTGATGCTTATCGTAATCTGGTCGTTCGTTATCCGGGAATATATACCGGTGAACAGATACACGCCTGGACCGAAAGATTTTTTAAATTATGGAGCCGTAATCAATGGAAACGTGAGCGTTACGCACCTTCATTTCATCTAGACGATCTCAATCTCGATCCGCGTTCCTGGTGCCGTTTTCCAATTTTGTCAGGAGGTTTTGTGAAGGAATTGGAGGAATTGAAAGAGTATGTCCGTGGTAATCCCGTGCAGGGCGGGAGGAAGAGGATTGGTTTCTGA
- a CDS encoding RNA polymerase sigma-70 factor, which translates to MTNNQKKKSLYTSDPEIVSAIRRGDENAFELTFRKFYGRLCNYACSLLKDEEESEEVVQTVFLIIWEKRADLEITLSLKSYLYRAVHNHCLNRFKHAAVREAHREYTEYFIPQSSESVTEVIHANELEERIEKAVSSLPEQCQKAFRMSRFQELKYQEIADQLGISIKTVENQIGKALKILRIELADYLPSMLLPVYFFIEQLTKP; encoded by the coding sequence TTGACCAACAATCAAAAAAAGAAATCCTTGTACACTTCTGACCCGGAAATAGTGAGTGCTATCCGCAGGGGCGACGAAAACGCCTTTGAGCTGACATTCCGTAAATTTTATGGCCGGTTGTGTAATTATGCTTGCTCCCTGCTAAAAGATGAAGAGGAATCGGAAGAAGTAGTACAAACTGTTTTTTTAATAATCTGGGAAAAACGCGCTGATCTGGAAATCACACTTTCGCTAAAATCTTATTTATATCGTGCAGTTCATAATCACTGCCTGAATCGTTTTAAACATGCCGCCGTCCGGGAAGCACACCGGGAATACACCGAATACTTCATTCCGCAATCCAGTGAATCGGTAACAGAAGTCATTCATGCAAACGAGCTCGAAGAACGGATTGAAAAAGCAGTGAGCTCACTGCCGGAACAATGCCAGAAAGCATTCAGAATGAGCCGGTTTCAGGAATTAAAATACCAGGAAATAGCAGATCAGCTAGGAATTTCAATCAAAACTGTTGAAAATCAGATTGGCAAGGCATTAAAAATTCTAAGGATTGAGTTGGCTGATTATCTCCCGTCGATGCTTTTGCCGGTTTATTTTTTTATTGAACAGCTAACCAAACCGTAA
- a CDS encoding FecR family protein produces MNNHENISEELLARYLAETTTETENIQVQFWLAESPDHEQELEAYRIIWKQSGISERTNIHVDTDAAWKKVRSKMHNTYVNIPEESFSDHIKPINSRQKTIQRKLPVTVWAAAVIALLLMALGWFLIRTEYSIPPSLQVATKNKNIEKILPDGTKVFLNYNSSLTYPEKFTGDLRTVSLKGEAFFDVKPDAEHPFVIDANGIEIKVLGTSFNIKAYEKEAVRVDVATGKVRIHNSGMELNLVKGQSAEADPDTIRQIIPDINMMGYRTQVFNFDATNLKDVVSSIRSGYHIDLRLSNTKSEQCRLTIRFEKEPVDATLSVIAETLDLKVRKEGETYWLDGSGCP; encoded by the coding sequence ATGAATAATCATGAAAACATATCGGAAGAGCTGTTAGCACGTTATCTGGCCGAAACCACTACTGAAACTGAAAATATACAGGTGCAGTTCTGGCTTGCCGAATCGCCGGATCATGAACAGGAGCTTGAAGCATATCGTATTATCTGGAAACAATCAGGGATTTCTGAGCGGACAAATATTCATGTAGATACGGACGCAGCCTGGAAAAAGGTTAGGTCTAAAATGCACAACACTTATGTAAATATTCCTGAGGAATCCTTTTCAGATCATATCAAACCAATCAATTCCAGACAAAAAACAATTCAGCGAAAATTACCGGTTACAGTTTGGGCTGCAGCGGTTATTGCACTGCTGTTAATGGCTCTTGGATGGTTTTTAATAAGAACCGAATACAGCATTCCTCCGTCTTTACAGGTTGCAACAAAAAATAAAAACATTGAAAAGATTTTACCCGACGGCACAAAGGTATTTTTAAACTATAATTCGTCACTGACTTACCCTGAAAAATTCACCGGCGATCTGAGAACTGTCTCATTGAAAGGTGAAGCATTTTTCGATGTAAAACCCGATGCCGAACATCCGTTTGTCATTGATGCCAACGGAATTGAAATAAAGGTTTTGGGTACATCCTTTAATATAAAGGCTTATGAAAAAGAAGCGGTCCGCGTAGATGTGGCAACCGGAAAAGTCAGGATACACAATTCAGGTATGGAACTGAATTTGGTAAAAGGGCAAAGCGCCGAAGCTGATCCGGATACGATCAGACAAATTATCCCGGACATTAACATGATGGGATACCGCACGCAGGTTTTCAATTTTGATGCTACAAATTTAAAAGATGTAGTATCCTCTATCAGAAGTGGTTATCATATTGACCTTCGGTTGTCGAATACGAAATCAGAACAATGCCGTCTCACCATCCGCTTTGAAAAAGAGCCCGTTGATGCCACACTTTCTGTCATTGCTGAAACGCTTGATTTAAAAGTAAGAAAAGAAGGTGAGACCTATTGGCTTGATGGAAGCGGTTGCCCATAA
- a CDS encoding PspC domain-containing protein, with protein MEKKLHRIPDQAVFGGVASGIAQYFQIDVVIIRVLFVVMLFLPLPPSFGWTGILYIILWAVLPTGSADSSVTGNSSASTFDSFMNKSSDPADKKKSEQTIMILGGALIFFGAIMLVDHLPIWYQIKHYFWPIVLIGIGAFLILRQRDKSNESNTTVYPTTPPPAEPLDPDPQPYTPFTPTTSTTHFPEDPQTKKPDDEDDDQVIKVN; from the coding sequence ATGGAAAAGAAATTGCACCGCATACCTGATCAGGCAGTATTTGGAGGAGTAGCTTCCGGAATTGCTCAGTATTTTCAAATAGATGTAGTAATTATCCGCGTGCTGTTCGTTGTAATGCTGTTTTTGCCTTTGCCTCCAAGTTTTGGCTGGACAGGTATTCTGTATATTATTTTGTGGGCAGTGCTTCCCACAGGATCTGCTGATAGCTCGGTGACAGGAAATAGCAGCGCTTCTACTTTTGACTCCTTCATGAACAAATCTTCTGATCCGGCAGATAAGAAAAAATCTGAACAGACGATCATGATATTGGGTGGTGCCCTGATATTTTTTGGTGCGATTATGCTGGTAGACCACCTGCCAATCTGGTACCAGATCAAGCATTATTTCTGGCCGATTGTATTGATCGGTATTGGTGCTTTCCTGATTCTTCGGCAGAGGGACAAATCAAATGAAAGCAACACGACGGTGTATCCTACCACACCACCTCCGGCAGAACCCTTAGACCCTGATCCGCAACCTTACACGCCATTTACACCAACAACATCGACAACACATTTCCCGGAAGACCCGCAAACGAAAAAACCGGACGATGAAGACGATGACCAGGTTATCAAAGTGAATTGA
- a CDS encoding M15 family metallopeptidase has product MRIYTLFFICFLLLIYNQSTYSQQAKKVKLPSIEQKMIDQGLVDIQQIDPDILVQLKYSTTDNFIGKDVYGDLTRAYLQPDMAKKLAQASNFLQQTKPGYQLLVYDAARPNSAQYDLWKALDILKIPEGSKTQYVADPKIGSNHNFGCAIDLTVADEKGKPLDMGTKFDFFGPLAYPRSEQEMLRLGKLTTRQIANRKILRQVMVQAGFKQNTTEWWHFDGMSKKQARAKYGMIR; this is encoded by the coding sequence ATGCGTATTTATACATTATTTTTCATTTGTTTTCTATTGCTGATTTATAATCAGTCAACCTATTCACAGCAAGCAAAAAAGGTTAAACTACCATCCATTGAACAAAAAATGATTGATCAGGGATTAGTTGATATTCAGCAGATTGACCCGGATATTCTTGTACAGTTAAAATATTCGACCACCGATAATTTTATAGGAAAAGATGTTTATGGCGATCTGACACGCGCATATTTACAGCCTGACATGGCTAAAAAATTAGCACAAGCAAGTAACTTTTTACAACAAACAAAACCTGGTTATCAATTATTAGTTTACGATGCAGCCCGTCCTAATTCGGCCCAATATGACCTTTGGAAGGCGCTGGATATTTTAAAAATCCCGGAAGGCAGTAAAACCCAGTATGTGGCTGATCCCAAAATCGGCTCAAACCATAATTTTGGCTGCGCCATTGATTTAACCGTTGCAGATGAAAAAGGCAAGCCTTTGGATATGGGTACAAAGTTTGATTTTTTTGGTCCTCTCGCCTACCCTCGTTCTGAACAGGAAATGCTGCGCCTGGGCAAACTAACTACCAGACAAATTGCCAATAGAAAAATACTGAGACAAGTAATGGTCCAGGCCGGCTTTAAACAAAATACCACCGAGTGGTGGCACTTTGATGGAATGTCAAAAAAACAGGCACGGGCAAAATACGGAATGATCAGATAA
- a CDS encoding head GIN domain-containing protein, translated as MKKLFLIFSLFSLATIQSCIYVNDRDDIPPRGESTRTYDFRNFDELEMGHAFQVNVQEGAAYAVSATGELNDLDDLEIFVQEEKLVARYRNSWRNREPMNIDITMPTLAAVDFSGAIDSQIEGFSNLSKLEIELSGASKCDFIGSAKTIDFDLSGASQLYLSGNGQFLDGELSGASQLDALDLPVEESDLKLSGASDAKVWASKFLEVDASGASSVRYKGDPAIKQNLSGGSTLRRQ; from the coding sequence ATGAAAAAGTTGTTTTTGATTTTTAGTCTTTTTTCGCTTGCCACAATTCAGTCCTGTATTTATGTTAATGACCGGGATGATATTCCGCCGCGTGGAGAAAGTACACGAACTTATGATTTTCGTAATTTCGATGAGCTGGAAATGGGACATGCTTTCCAGGTAAATGTACAGGAAGGTGCTGCATATGCGGTTTCTGCTACCGGAGAGTTGAATGATCTGGATGATCTTGAAATTTTCGTTCAGGAAGAAAAGCTGGTTGCACGTTACCGAAATTCCTGGCGAAACCGTGAACCAATGAATATTGATATTACGATGCCTACCCTGGCCGCAGTGGATTTTTCAGGTGCCATTGATTCACAAATAGAAGGTTTTTCCAATCTATCAAAATTGGAAATTGAGCTTTCAGGTGCTTCTAAATGTGATTTTATTGGTTCTGCAAAAACGATAGATTTTGATCTTTCGGGAGCATCGCAATTGTATTTATCAGGAAACGGCCAATTTCTGGATGGAGAACTTTCGGGGGCTTCACAGCTGGATGCCTTGGATCTGCCCGTTGAAGAATCCGATTTGAAATTATCAGGAGCAAGTGATGCCAAAGTCTGGGCTTCAAAGTTTCTGGAAGTGGATGCAAGCGGAGCCAGCAGTGTCCGTTATAAAGGCGATCCGGCCATTAAGCAGAACTTGTCCGGAGGCAGTACATTAAGACGCCAATAA